The window ttcatggcattggtcttaggccacacaaaaaagtgtatgtttctcgtaaggcaaaacaaaaaataatctgtttacagtatccggaccgaccctatttttttcccaccggccctagacttttttggggcattaaaaaatgaaattaaaatattcagatggctaaaatacaaaaataaaaagccgacctaccgacgctatttttggagggcctatgttaccttaaacagactttttttgtggcctaacatgactaaaggtggagattttttttctaaactttttttttaaaaccatctttttaacttattttgttgaaaaacaggaaaacaattgatttttgaataccccttttatttttgaaaatgcaaaataaaagtctagggtcgtcgggaaaacataggtagggtcaggtgaccagaaacatacaacttttttgttgttgacgccgaccctatactttttttgccatttggggctgttttttggcaaaataagttcatcatatcatcataatcaagacgtcgatccaaaataagtaactttttttggTTGGCCTTCAattttttgcgctaaatgcaaacaggcattatttgatgggaacaatgctggttttttttcaattcttacatcagcctcaaacttgtcattactcaacctgcatttaatagtgtgcttcattggtttgcaaaaacctaaaaccaataaataaataaccttcggtggtggattgggcactgcaaacaatgtcgggacagcattccacacaagtgatcctctctgcaggattgttttactggttggcctcaaagtgatcagtacaaagcttgagaccttgaacatcagctggctgcagcttttcaaagtcctctcgccttgtgaattgcatccatattctgcacctagtttgacaataaaaacaacaatgttattgttaaactaagcaaaaaggaaagacaaaaaataaatcagatcttcagtctaaatctaacgctctgcctgaacgcaaaacggatgagtgatgtacctttgtactgtagttttcccgtaagcaaggtttgataaagatttcggcaaatatgcccacgggtagtttgtcatcaagtgtaaactgttgttttgtactgactgctgactcacactcacagtcgtaagtacagtgtacacatgcacacacaggtacacacgcagacacacgcgtacatagtacagctagtacagaaatctcaggatgaaccgatccatgctatgtttgtaatatttcatttgcatattagttctataaatactgtagtatcatagcagacaaaaatgcccagagacagttggcttatctgagtcagtgagtgagttgactcgagccattgcattctcattctgaagaaggtaaacctgatgaaataatcactgcacaacccaccttttttcttctttagggaacttgtggaaagttttcccgaagcagctctgtttgtaacgggcgttcttgcaacaaaaagccgagcacaatttaccaccacctcgcacgcgatcggtacctacgcgatccgccattttgttttcgccgtcagcatgtgactagggacgataacccacaaacactttttcgcattttcttcgcaagttccacgtcttctttatgtacagtgtttgtctTGGTACAAAaccaatggtcctcctcaggactagattaccttgtgatacgtcccccacaaagtgactttgctctgtaaatctcggtcccccttgaggagggtctgatgctcccaataggctgtctgtgaagggatacttatttctctctcttactctgctaagagattttaacaaatctcggaagaaagtctctgctgactttcaattggttctttcacaatttctgatgttttattgATATACCTGCGCAAAGTCTTTTCTGCAGACGATATGCGATGCTGGACAAATATGAATGCGAAGAAACGTTGAATACGTTTTTACTGACAGGGTCAGACGCAATGGAGTTCAGTTCACCAGAATCCACCGCGTTCCCCACGCCAACTGCCAGCAGGTAGATACCTGGCGACAATAAATAATGACATTTTAAGTCACATACCCGAAGAAAGGTGCAGTGAATTAAAACAATGACATAGTACATATCACTGTCATAAAAGTGCAAAAGCCGGATAGTGCTATGTCTACTGCCAAATTGCCAGAAACACCTTGCATAGGAAAAACGGGCAACGATTTGAGTTTCAAAACACATGTACACCTCTGATAAACTGGTATACCTGCATTTTTAATACTGCTTGCAGCGGCTATGGCAGCAGAGTTAGAATTTGCCTTGCCATCAGTGACGATGACTGCTGTCTTTGAAACTCCCGACCTGTGACCAGCAGACGTGGAGAAGCTTTTACTGGTCAGATAAGTCAGTGCTGTAGCTGTGTCTGTGCCCCCTCCTCGGTATCTGCACGTGCAAAGAAGATATTTGTCTTTTTGACTACTTAGTATACAGTTGGGACTCTTAGATCCTTAGGCTATGGACAGGAGCAACGCATCTCTGCGTGATTGGTTTCAGGGCGAAATGAGTCCTGTTTTGCGGTATGTATACTTGTCAAATGCATTGCTTTGTGATATTATTTTTCATAAAAAGAACTTAGAGATGACAGCCAGATTCCAAATCAGCATACACAACAGAATACTACCTGGGTTATTTTAAACATTCTGCTTCTACTGCCAATCTCCTGCTACTGCAACTACATACTACTCTGGTCCCCCACAACAAACGAAGGATAATCTTTTTTAGGGGCATGGTCCAAATGTAAACCAGGAGTGGTTCGGTCAGAACTGTATGGGCATTTACAGATCTGTTGTTCGTATGTTcaaaaatgaattaatttcacttgagcaatatttgggcaTGCTGTCGTCACAGTACAAAGATCACAACTACCCTGACAATGGCGTTCTTTGAGGGTATGGATCACTTTGAACATTGTCGTTTGGGTTATACCTCTGGAAACATGTTCTGACCACTGTACTATATAGTTATGTACTATGATGACAACGGTGAAAACGATTACTCTTTCTATTATCACTTCTACGACGATTACTAATCGGACTTCTACTCCAGAACTTCTACTATAACTACAACTACAGGACGACATCCACACAAAATGCCACCCACACTAATGCTAAATACTTATTCAAGTATTGAGTGATTTACTTCATATTGTGCATCCAATAAGTTCGGATGAGATATAATTAGTTCGCACAGTTTCAGTTCTGTATGTCAAGGGCTCTGACTTGTATGGGTTTTTTCCCCAAAAGATATGTCCCAAATTCGGAGATGGACTTTACAGTATGATATTTGACAATGAGTGGTAGCCACGCTCACCCAATTTAACCCTCAAGATGTGTTTTACCGTTGGTGTTATCTGAAGGACCTAGCATACAAAAACTAGCCTTAGACAATCGGCGACTTGAAGACAGCAATATTATTACTCGCAGGATCAGGGCATTCCCTGATCATAGATAATACGGGGGTGTTTTGGTATAGTCATACCTTCAGATTATCCAAAAGTTAAGAGCCTGGAGCAGTTAAATCGCGTAAGTGTGACTACCGTCCTATGTCAAACCTATAGTACTGTTATGTCGATTCCCAAACTTTCGAACGAGCATAAATGTCAGACCATTTAGCCTGAACTCTTAAAACGTTGTGAACTGGTCATCCCTCTTCTGACGTTAATGCGCAGCAATTATGCACTAATTCGCTATACATATGTAGAAGTTCATATGTAGAAGTTCCTGGTATTGTTATGGGTGGCATTTTCATTTGGGTCACACTGTATTACTGTTACTGCTGATGTGATACTTCACTGGTGCTAGTACTACCACTACTAATCCGCTTATGTGATACTTCACTGGTGCTAGTACTACCACTACTGATACTTCACTGGTGCTAGTACTACCACTACTGATACTTCACTGGTGCTAGTACTACCACTACTGATCCGCTGATGCTGCCTCTATCTTCTCCAACGTCACGACCACCTTCATGCCCAGGTATATAATTATCTTACTTGATTGAGCCAATAGCGCTTCTCAGGCTATACCAGTAACTGTAGTCATCGAGACCAATCTCGCTGTGGAAACTGCTGGAGAAGGTGTCTACACCGATCTGCAAGGCATTTGGACCAATGGAGCTGCTCGAATACAATATGACTCTCTTGATGAATTCCAACGTCTTGTTGAAGTTGGTTTCACCGATGCTGCCAGAAGTGTCCACCAAGAACACGATGTCAGCCTTCCCACACGCTGTCACGACAAGACGAATGAGTAATAAGAGTGACAACGTCATTCCTTTGTTTAGATAACTCAGACTGTCTTGTCCAAATGCTTAACTAAAAAAATGCAGGGCCCGCAACATAATATTATGCTGGCTGGCTCTACAGACACAAACGTTTCTTGTTGTTGCTTGCTACAAAGAAACATAACACAAATGTTTGATCAATTTTTGCTACATCAGTTGCACAAACCACCACGCTCACCGTGCATTTATACAAAGTGCCCTCACAGATTTGTGCTTGTTCAGCTGCCCATACATATAAACAACTCATCAAGTCATTGCACAAAAGTAACAGAGCAAGAACAATGTCAATGAAGTAATATTTATTATTCAAATAAAGCACGGTACATCTAGCCTTCGAAACCAACGCTTAATACTAAATATATACCgaaaggcataaattccgcaaacagaactttaaaaaatcacaaaaaatcaactcagtggtgaatgttttcaatgtttgactattttatttattggccattttagtgtttataaaccttcgcttaattgattttgaatagaacatcatgaaattacaatttttcaaaaaaggtgactgagtccaagcgcaatgatttcggaaaacgttcagtgttcatcacgttcaatgctttggccagctttaagcatcccaatcgcttgctgtctctctccttcatcaagtcgtggcatgattgcgatatctggatacagccaaacagccagttgcattttatagggccatacactatcttttttacgttattgtctcccgttcagcccattgtctttattagcacagtgagctgtgcctggatcagcaatactgcaaagcgcacgctgacagcgtgaaacatttgctccaacactcaagatgtcaactacaaattacaggttcaatctgattttcgtttgagagcaaaatcgttcaatgcactatttgcagaatttatgcctttcagtatagaAGAAAAGGGGGAAATATTAATTATCCCACAAAGCAAAGGACACATTTTAATTATCAAACTAAGTGGAGTACTTGAAATAGGAAGAAAGGAAATAAGTAATAAACAGTTACATTAAAGATATTTTCCAATCAGCCTTGTACTTTTGGAGTGCCTGTGCAAACCTGTTTAATAGAATGCATTCAAACTGCAAGCTCATTAATGAATCCAGACAAGAAACGAATGCTCGTAGATTTTTTTGTAAATTCTCAACAGGGAAGACTTTTACAAGAAATGAGACTTGATAACTTTTTTGTTAACTTAATGAGAAAGATGAACTTTTTGGGAAGTTTACATTTGTAAAGGCATTTTATTCATAAGCGGTTGTTccgttttattttttgttttacgtTTCCTTTGCTGATTTTATATTAGAAACAAAGGAGATCATTACTCACCACGTACAAACTCAGCACAAGTGTCAAATGTTCACCTTTGAAGTATATCCAGAATTTGTGTccaaaaatagcaaaacaaaatacattGCAAAAGCTAAATTGACACATACAAAAATGAACAAAGTCTCCTCTATCTTTTTCATGGGTGTTTTGCTTCTGTTTTGCAAAAAAATGACATTCATGCTCCTTTGTATATAGTGAGTAAATATATCttgtatttttaaaaaaatattgtgTGTCTCTTCAGCTTAGcagactttttttaaaatttagatTTCACTGATTTTGATTTATATAAAGTGTGTTTACCTGAACTGTAAGATCGTCTGTCCACGGACTGAAAAATGAAAGCGATAAAATTAAGGTCAAAGCATAACACATGCACATTATCTGCATgatcaaaacacaagaaaggtaggttgttggaacgtttgttattaacaaaacaatacattcacaaatatatcaacccaacggtcttttaagtgcacggacaaacaataacgaaaacttataaTAGCGAAGTATTGAAACTCATCATATTTTTTCATTATCTGCATAGTATATTGGAACTTACTTCCGCAATGACAGCAATACGACATGATAAAGGTAGTTTTTTTGTAAGGCATAAAAGCTACAATGGTTTTTATAGAAATCAAAATTAGGATTAACATCGTAACAACGTTAACAAAGTATTGTATACATTGGAAACACATTCAATTATAGATTATCAGTTCACGATTTGTGTAAATTTGCTCCATGTGATAATATACACGACCAGGTCTTGATGAACTGACatgaatgaaaaaaattgtcagTAAATGAATTATGTATgacttgcttgcttgattgcttACTCCGCTACTCGACTGACTGATTATTTGActggattgttttgttttgtctacgtTACTTGTACAGCACACGCTATAGTAGTTCGTCTGATGAGTTTCAAATATCTTTGTTTAAATTCGTGCTATCTGTCTATATGCTTGTCAAGGGGTGAAGAGTAGTATACTCgcgtacactacattggggtgtgcacgttaaagatcccacgattgacaaaagggtctttcctggcaaaattgtataggcatagatacaaacgtccaccaaatacccgtgtgacttggaataataggccgtgaaaagtgaatattcgccttaattggcttgagatttactggccgatgtgaatgcgtgatatattgagtaaaaaattccatctcacacagcagaaattaatatgtaaagcgcttagagaacgtcaagcgctatataaatcgccTCATACataacatacatacatactaaTCATACATAACATACATAACATACataacatacatacatactagTCATACATAAACAGATAGCACGAATTTAAACAAAGATATTTGAAACTCATCAGACGAACTACGTGTACTTGGGAAGCTTTGTGGCATGTGATTGTGTTATTTAGATTTGACTTTACGctaattttccttgttttttactacctattttattcatgtttttattacttagttagtggaagaatcttttgtaatgtatgtttgatggtgtatgcttttaattaagcgttgttgactatgaatgtagatgtaaatgcttgtataactgtgttttaattttaaatgtgtcaagcgcaaagagcataattgtaaagttatgatgttgcgctatataaatgctcatttattattattattatattaaagATGTTTACACTATGATTCTAATCTTTCTGTGGTAAAATTGACGTCTCAGTGTGGCGCTACAGCTTCAGTCTTACTAGTTTTATCTAGTACCGACCACCACTACTCACCTTAGTGGCATCTTTCTTTACAGCTGCTGAACACACAGTGATGGCGACCAGGACCAGGCAGCAGAGAGTCACACGCTGTTTCTGCTTGATGTCCATCTGAAACATTTTAAAGATACGTTCGTGACCAGTGTCCCCAACGTCTCTTTTGTCAGAACGAAATGTCTTGAGTGTCCTCAAAAATATAGTGTCTAAGAAATCATTTTGGGAATATGTTAATTAATGCGAATTTGATCTTGAAATTGTTTATAGCATACTTTAGAGATACCAGCAATGATTCATTCAAAATTGGTCTGTCACTTTTCGCTCATTGTTCAAATGAATTTGAATGAAATAACTGTCTAAATCAGATGCTTCGTGTCGGAGTCCCGGCTCTGTTCTTCGCCATGCCGGGTGCTGGTGCTTCTGCATTCACCTACGCAAATGAAAACCGTTGAATTTAGGAATTTAAATCTTTAATCCAGCTAAAGTTTGCACATTCCATGTCGTTCAGGGCGAACAATTCAGGATACAGCATAAACAAAACCATCGGCCATTGTCTCCAACGACTACCAAACAGCATTTAAGATTTAAAGAATACAACGTTTAAGCGCTCATTCCAAGGTAGTCCTTGTGTGTGGTGTCATGACTTGAAACCCAAATCCGAACTGTGCATAGCTCCTGTGACAAGGTCTGCATGCTGCGTCAACCTGATTTGTGTACATTGGCCGTGCTGTCGGCACAGCAGATGATCTTGTACAGGATGTTAATTAAGCCTTATCTAACTCCTGTTTAAAAACTGTTTTGGGCTTCAAATATATCCATGAAGAAtcataaacacagacagaggACGAATCATAGTTCGGTTTGGACTAAACTTTATTCTAATATCCTTACACATGACCATGCAGCAACGTACTTAACACTGAGGAGAACAATGTAGAAGCTATTAGAATGTGTCATGAATGAACACATTTAACCTAAAAAATACTATTTGTTAAAGTTAGTAGAAATtaaagtagacaccagaaaaaagaacagaaatagggaataGAAAAGTGACATATAACAGCAATCAGGTAAAACAGATTTGAAATAGTCTTTCAAAACGCAAACCTTAATAAAATAGATAAATACATGAGTAAATAGTCACAAGTCACTGAATCTGTGACGTTATCCGCGTGGATCTAGCAATTGTCAGGTAGCAGCGTAGCATTACCTTTACTTAGAAACACGCTTGTTTGTATTTGCATATGCCGGCCTCATTCAAAGCATTTGTGTCTACATGGAAACAATCGTTTCATGAAAAAAGGCCGAATTAAAAATGTCTAAAAATGGAATTCTCATGTAAAACTTAACTAGTTGATGAATATAATTATCTCATCGGGAGATCCTCATTCTAATCTTGCTGCAGGTTGACATGTGGGGTCGGGAAAGTCGCTCATTGGCAAACACACCGTCAAATGTGTTTATTGAATATcactatttgtgaccctccaccacgaaatgagtcgcatgtcacatttgcatgattttcatatttttacattttcctaaatagttttttatgctctatccagtggtgaaaatcgttttacaaaagagcaaaaactgtgtgagttataagcctgtgactaaggtgaccctcacactgttaccaggcaCTCCCCGgatttatattaagcctagcgcagaaccgcgcgaggtgacatgcgactcattttgtggtggagggtcacattttggtGTGTGATATGATATGTTAGTTGATACCTATATGTTGACTAAAGCCCAAGTAATATCTTATCAGATAAACGGAAGTAGTACTGAATCGACTCTCCCGGACCCTTGTGGTGATCGATCATCGTAACCTTGTCACAATTGACCATTTGTTGATATAATTACAGGTTCATTTATACAGATTCTACAAATAACTGAAAGATAGTAAGGTTTAAATTCAAAATGCTCCGTACAGCATCCACAACGTGAAGAGTTTTGGGACAGTCCTTTTTCTTGTCGTGAGTTCGTTTCTGACTTATAAACTCGCTTATTTTTTTTTGATAGCAAAAGTTATAATGAATAAAGCAAAATGAAATCCACACATAGTTAAAAGCTGTTTTTGCATCAGGATGTCTTACTTGATGATTATTCGCCTCCAATTTGTATTACTCCCAAATTGACCAAAACTAGTGAGAAACTCAAATACGCGAACACATAAAAACGCTCATGACTAAATAAATGACTTGACAGATGAAGACAAAAAGATAAGTAGATCGATTATAATTGATGAAAAAAATTACCAATGAAATTAATAACGAAATAAGTGGCTTAACTATGAAATTGATAAGTAAAATAAAAGCAAGTAAAAGAATAGATTGAAAATATGTCAAAAGAATGGTTTCACCTCGGCAGGACTGAATTGAAGTGTTGTCTGGATATCAGTTCGGGAGCTTGTGGCGATCTCTTCACGGCTCGGCCCTTTGCAAGGAATACGTCTCCTTATATATTCTCAGTCTGTATCGCAGCATGTTTTGAAGTTTAATATAATGCCAAACGAATGCTCTGAAGTCCCTTTGCTTCTTTGTCAGACTCGATGCTTTTCACGCGAAGCTCTCTTTGTTGTGTATTTGTTGACGTATTTTCTTTGTTGCATCATCATTTGTTATCATGCTGCAATCTGTtgttttcatcatcatcatcatcatcatcatcatcatcatcatcatcatcatcatcatcatcatcatcatcatcatcatcatcatcatcatcatcatcatcatcatcatcatcttcatgcGGACAGGAGTAACATATTGATGCCTCGTTGCCACTCCCTTTCTTTCCGCttataaactaataaagttgaTAAACAAGTATAACCATTGCATTAATTGTTTGCAGTGGCTTTCTAATATAACTGACGATGAATTGTGTTTTATTCCTCAATTCTTAATCAACAAAGCATTTAATCAATGAATAATTACTAATACAATTAGTTCAggtgttttaatttcttcttttacttcttcCTCTGCGTTCGTCGCCTGCAACACCCATGTACTCGCGTGGAAATGAGTGGGCGTCTACGTGTACGGTCGTTTTCCTCCTCCACCTGGGCAGTCAAACTCTGTTTTCGGGGAATGCATGCaggttgtttttatgtttttattaaatACAGGAGCTTTTCcctgcgtacttggtcttgtgcgtgcgtgtacagaCCAATGAGGTTTAGGCACTAGCATGTTTGCATATTATTTGGCCTTGGAGACTTAAAAACATTTCAGTTACTCAAAACGGAAGATAATATATATACCATTGAGACGAAGACACGTTTTCAAATGTATTTTTATGTAGGACTTTCTTGTAGAATTACTACATTTTGTGAAAAACGTGTACCTCTGATGTAACTCCCTCAGCTCTGCACTTAGGTTAGTTTCAGaatatttgtttttttccttttgcaTCATTGCGCCCAATAATACAGTGTTTGATATATAtattctttcacaatttctgatgttttatatatatgcaGATCACATAACTTGATACATCTTTACATGTGTTGCTGTGCGTCATTTGATTCAACATCAAAATCAGAAACAACAAAGGAGACTATATTGCAACACATTCTTTGAAGGTGAAGCAATATCATGtggaacaaattaaaaacagctgAATTTGTTTGTTGAGGAGGTTTGACACAAACTGTTGTTTTGTGCTGAATTTGTATACCCTATTTACTAATGCTATTGAGTAAACAAGAAATTACGTTTTACGGGTTTTAAGAGAAAATACTAGACATGAAACTGCCAACAGGTCAGTTTTAGAACTGCTGCcgtctgagagagagactggagagagagagagagagacagagagagagagagagagagagagagagagagagagagagagagagagagtgggggagagagagagacatagagagaaagagagagagagagagagagagagagaaagagagagagagagagagagagagagagagagagagagagagagagagagtgtgtaaagGTGTGTTT of the Littorina saxatilis isolate snail1 linkage group LG14, US_GU_Lsax_2.0, whole genome shotgun sequence genome contains:
- the LOC138947365 gene encoding cartilage matrix protein-like, which produces MDIKQKQRVTLCCLVLVAITVCSAAVKKDATKSVDRRSYSSACGKADIVFLVDTSGSIGETNFNKTLEFIKRVILYSSSSIGPNALQIGVDTFSSSFHSEIGLDDYSYWYSLRSAIGSIKYRGGGTDTATALTYLTSKSFSTSAGHRSGVSKTAVIVTDGKANSNSAAIAAASSIKNAGIYLLAVGVGNAVDSGELNSIASDPVSKNVFNVSSHSYLSSIAYRLQKRLCAVCHGQVDVVFLIDTSTSLNGRVFKDTLTMIADVVSNSDVGSNDVMFGVDTFDAVFRQQITLGEKASKSSLMSAVQNIGYHSGGMTNTALGLFGMQTVSFSPEAGGRSRAAKVGVVVTDGGSNDKNATIAAAKAARAAGIRMVAVGVGSPSYTELYSIATSSSYVYTGTSYSTKARLRTLIASIKNDC